A stretch of DNA from Trichoplusia ni isolate ovarian cell line Hi5 chromosome 9, tn1, whole genome shotgun sequence:
TAACGCTGTAACAACTGAACCAAGTACTCAGCAGACCACCGTCTCCAAAAATCTTGCAACATGCGTTGAGTAACCTGCCAACGTCTTAGATTACTGATGTTTGAATGTTCATAATTCCGTTCAGGAACCGCTATCAGAGGCTCACCAATCAGAAAATGACCAGGTGTTAAAGGCGTAGGATCTGAGGAATTGTCAGACAACATTGATACCGGCCTGGAATTGAGGCAAGCTTCTACTTGAGACAACAGTGTAGACATTTCTTCGTAAGTAAGTGTTGAATTACCTATCACGCGTTTAAGGTGGAACTTCGTTGACTTCACACCGGCTTCCCACAAACCACCAAAATTCGGGGAATGAGGTGGAATAAAGTGCCAGGAGGTGCTGTTATTGCCCAACCACTCTCTAATTTCTGCAGCTACGGACGACTTCTCCGCTGCAACTAAATGTCTAAGCTCCCGGGAAGCACCAACGAAATTCGTACCGTTGTCGCTCCAAATGTCTGCGACAAAACCGCGACGAGCCACAAATCGTTTGAAGCCGGCTATGAAGCCGTGTGCTGTCAAGTCACTAATGACTTCTAAATGAATGGCCTTGGTTGCCATGCATACAAATACGCAAATGTAACCCTTGTGCGATTGGTGACCTCGACCCTTTGATGTTCTAAGGTTGATGGGGCCAGCAAAATCTACACCTGTATGGTAGAACGGTCTAGCGGGAGTGACTCGACTTTTCGGCAATTGACCCATAAACGGGGTTTGAGTAGATGCCGCGTACCGCTTACACTTAACACATTTGCGGACATAAGCCTTAACCTTATTCTTGGCTGACAATATCCAATACTTTGTACGCAAATGACTCAGCATTAGTGTTGGTCCTCCATGCAAAGTCATTTTATGGGCTTCATCAATGATTAAATCGGTGAAATGTCTGTTAGATGGCAAGATGATGGGGTGTTTGACAGCCTCATCCAAATTGGCATTTTGAATACGTCCTTTAACACGAAGAATACCTTCATCATCAATAACTGGACAGAGACATCTCAGTTTGCTTTTAGGTTTCACGCTTCCTTTCATTCTAATATCCTTCATTTCTTCATCAAACTCTTGCCTCTGAACATGTCttatacatgtttttgttgCGTCTTGTATTTCTTCAGGAGTTAAATACTTGTCATGTCTTTAGCCACCTTGATCCTTCCATCTCAAGACTCTTCTACAATATGCTATCACCCGCACTAACCTTTGGAGAGTGGAATACTTTGTCCATACAGGAACTTCCTGTTGAGTTTCAGTCGCGACGTGCACCTTGATTGTTCGTTTCTCCGTGTTAGTGACAATTGACTTTGGTCTTGAGTATTCAATTGTCTCTTCATGAAGCCACGGTGGTCCTTGACTCCACAGTGAGCTACATGCAAGTTCCTGTGGTGTCAA
This window harbors:
- the LOC113497407 gene encoding uncharacterized protein LOC113497407, with the translated sequence MKDIRMKGSVKPKSKLRCLCPVIDDEGILRVKGRIQNANLDEAVKHPIILPSNRHFTDLIIDEAHKMTLHGGPTLMLSHLRTKYWILSAKNKVKAYVRKCVKCKRYAASTQTPFMGQLPKSRVTPARPFYHTGVDFAGPINLRTSKGRGHQSHKGYICVFVCMATKAIHLEVISDLTAHGFIAGFKRFVARRGFVADIWSDNGTNFVGASRELRHLVAAEKSSVAAEIREWLGNNSTSWHFIPPHSPNFGGLWEAGVKSTKFHLKRVIGNSTLTYEEMSTLLSQVEACLNSRPVSMLSDNSSDPTPLTPGHFLIGEPLIAVPERNYEHSNISNLRRWQVTQRMLQDFWRRWSAEYLVQLLQRYKWTKHIPEPNIGDVVLIKEDNLPPARWLLGKVVDRHPGLDKVTRVVTLRCNGSLIKRPTSKLCILPVAK